The sequence below is a genomic window from Lolium perenne isolate Kyuss_39 chromosome 7, Kyuss_2.0, whole genome shotgun sequence.
TTTGTTCCTGATCATGACTATTGTTTGTGTTtggtgatgacgatgacgatggctggAGTCCACGGTATTCTTCAAAGGTGTTGAGGAGTGTAGATATGCATTGGATCCCTCGTGGGAACTGCTCCAAACGAATCCCGACAGCAACATACTCCACTATCCTTGCAGCAGATTCCCTCATCAATTTTTCATATGATCCTCTCGAATCTAGCATATGAAGGAGTTTCTGGAGAACATGGGTGGAGGATGTAGACCCGATCATCTGCTTTATAAACCAGCATTGCCTTCTGATCTCCTTCTGCAATTTCTGGTGCTTCTTCCCCTTCCCCTCTTCCTTCTTTGGCTGCTTatgcttcctcttcttcttcttctttttcttctcctcCTTATCTTCCACCTTTTTCTTTTtcctctcctctttctccttcgttttcttctcctctttctccttattATTTTTCTTCTCATCCTCGTTCTCCTTCATCATTTCCTTTTGATTAAAAAGAGCTCCGGTCCTGTGCTCTGTGTGATTTTCTTCAACAAAATTTGGATCTTTAACAACATTGTCTGAACTATGTCGGGTGAGTAGCCTGTCCAGTATCAGCATCCCGGTACGGCACCTACGAGGTGACTTGGACTCCATGAGTTGTACAGCATAAGTGACGAGGTTCCTTCCTCTGGCAGAGGATGGACTCTTCAAGCATCCCCTCTTAATCTCGCGCAAGTAGCCCAAAACTGCATGGCCACCATCTTTGAAGCCGTATGCTCGGCTCACTTGTTTAGCTATCCTCTTCTCCGAAAGCAACAAGACAGAATAATACAAGAACAGGGCGCCTTGGGCAACACATAAGACATACAAGACATTATGCGCCGGATCCATGTTCTTTTTGTCCACATCCTTGTCTCCGTAGTGGTTGTGTTGCACTAGACCTCGTATCGAAATCACAGTGGTGATGACCATCCCAGACCATAGGAGACACATCAGAGGGCCAATGTACATGTGCAACATCACTTTGTGAACCAGCGCTAGAACCGGCCTGATCACTGCAAGTACCACCACCACAGCTCGCTTTACATCTGGTGGTACCCTGTTCTCAGGGTGAGCATTATCTGTCAATATACTGTTCACCCCCTTCAAGTTCGAGTACAGACCACCAATGTACCTTATCCTTTGATTGAAAGAGACATCGATCCTGTAGTAAAATATGTTCCAAGTTAGAAATagctatgaattttcagaatagtGAAAGAAAAGATTCTCTTGAAACATAACTACTAAAACAAATATAATAAAAAAAGAATATAATCATTGAATTTGTGCTTTCCAATCATCTAACAATGGCATCATTTGAATTTTGCATTGTGGTTTATTGCGATAATATGTTCTTGTCGAGCCACTGTGAAACTCATTTGGTTATATTTTTTTAATCTAATCAGTTtgaaaattcaaaatatgtgtcaCCATTTTTGCTTTTCTACTCGCACCCATCATTTGAATTTTGCATTGTGGTTTATTGCGATAATATGTTCTTGTCAAGCCACTGTGAAACTCATTTGGTTATATTTTTTTAATCTAATCAGTTtgaaaattcaaaatatgtgtcaCCATTTTTGCTTTTCTACTCGCACCCTATCACCACGATCTGGCAATATGCGTAGTTTATCTCCGTTCCTGGCATTTGTTCGCAACTTACGCAGGTGCACTAAGATGATCCCATGACCACAGTGGCTAACTGGACATCAAAGGaaagatgaggaggataactaaaTGATTTGAAGAGATAAGCAAGATGTCCAGAAGCCCAGTAAAACAGTAAAAAATgcaaataaataaaaacatgcagtAGGGATTCCTAATGCTTCTTGTCAGAAATGAAGAGGCCTAGGATAGTTGAGGGCACCAGGTAGGGGAGGATCAAGAGAAACATAATTTAATTAAGCAGAAAGCTAGAGGGCGAATAAAACTGGTCCTCTGATTGACCGATCACCAGAAAATGCTTTGTATGTTATGCATATGTTAATCTGATCATAGTTAAACAGTGATCTACCTAGAAACAGCTTAATTTTGATGAAAAAAGTTTCTAGAAAGGATATGCAAAAATGGTATAAGTAGTACTACTAACCAGAGTATCTGTATTAGGGTGATCACCGTGAGaagccagaaatctagcttgtcTACCATAGAGACAAAGCCACCGAGAAGAACCACTGTAGTCCACGTCATGACCAGGAAGCCTAACCCTCTCACTGCGAATGACAAGTAGGCCATAAACACAGCGTAGCCATTGATAACCTTCACTTCCTTCCAATCAGAGTCATATCTCTCACGACCCATTCTCTTCATACCAACTGCAACAGGGACCGATAGAGCAATCCAATATGCACATATGTATACTAGGCAGCCACTAATTAAGTGCTTAAACCACGTGTGCCCAACTGGGGCAGGCAGGCAATGAGGATGTTTTTACCTCTCTTTTGAACTTTTTCTTTATCGGTTCGTGAACTCAGCATGTGCTGGCTAtcatatagttgtatgcatagGCCTGAGGTTAGACTCTTGTTCTATCATATCGGCTTGATACAATGATAAAATTTATTAAATGATTTATTTCCTCTGTATGAAAAAAATATGCTTATCCATGCCTTGTTTCAATAAAATATTATGTTTatccaagccaaaagcaagatttAGATCTGACCAATAATTAAGAAGCGATGACGCTGTTTTGTTAATAAATTCCAAACTGATGATGTGACGCCTTCTTTTCCAAAGCGCAAAGTATAATAATAAACTGATGACCAAGCCCCAAGGTCTTCTTTTCCTGAGCACGGAGTTCAGTATATGCAAACCGAAATCTATGTTCACTCCTCTAACCCACCTTCTTAACTACAAGTATTTTCTTCCAACTGCTAGTAGTAAACATATAAACTATCATAATCATTCGGCAACAAGCAAGCACCAACATCACCGCATGGGCGGCGCTGGGTGTATGCCCCTGTCTTCCATGGAATACCCAAGATTTAGATGGGAAAAAAATTTGCATGTATTTGGCCCAGCCCAATACACAGGAAGTCAGGAACGATCTTTCACCGAACCGGCCATCGCACGCACGAGGCTCGCAGACTCgcagcacgcacgcacgcacgcgacGCGCCTGGCCTCGACGACCTTACCTGCCCACGCCGCGTCGCCGCCCCACGACCGCCGCCGGCGATGGAGCCCGGAGCAGCAGCAGGCGACGCCCCCGCGCCCGCCGCAGCGGCGCCCCGGCCCCGCGCCCCGCCGTCGTCGCCGACCCGCGCCCCAGCCCCTCCTCCCGTGCCTCCCGTCCGCGCCGCCCCATCCCCATCCCCGCGTCCCCGAGCAGCAGGCGACGGCCCCGCGCCCGCCGCGGCGGCGCCCCAGCCCCGCGCCCCGCCGACCCGCGCCCCAGACCCTCCTCCCGTCCGCGCCGCCCCATCCCCATCCGAGCGTTCCCGAGCAGCGAAGGTACTGCCCATCTGCCCCCAATTTTATTTCTTGTTATTACTTAATTGCTTGCTTCCTAGAGAAATTATCCACTCCTACTAGCTTCATACAATCATAGATGCAAGATTTTaaatttttgtttcttgtttttattgtaGAAGAAGAAGAGTGGTATTGTTGGTAGTAGCATACATACAATGTGGGAAAAGGCTGCAAAAACAAGGAAAATGAATGAATCATCCACACCGAATCAGACAACAACTGCATCTAGTGTTGAGAGCAATTTGCAAATGGTTTTATGGCAAGCACCGGAGAGTAGAGAAGAAACCTCAACACCTCATGTAGAAGTAGAAGATGATGAATCTATAGATGAAGATGATGAAATGATGCAAGCAGATTTAGAGGCACTCGAACATGATCCTGGAAAGCGGATTCCCATCTCTATGTATGATGTCAATGATCAAGATAGAGTAAGAAGAAGATTTATTGAGATGGGGCCATGTCAACCAAAGAATCATAAATTTGAGTTTACAAATAAAGGTGGAAGAGAGCGTCGCTTTTCCGCTGTTTGGTTTAAAGACTTTCCATGGATTGAGTATAGTGTGGAAAAAGAA
It includes:
- the LOC127314040 gene encoding uncharacterized protein, whose amino-acid sequence is MEPGAAAGDAPAPAAAAPRPRAPPSSPTRAPAPPPVPPVRAAPSPSPRPRAAGDGPAPAAAAPQPRAPPTRAPDPPPVRAAPSPSERSRAAKKKKSGIVGSSIHTMWEKAAKTRKMNESSTPNQTTTASSVESNLQMVLWQAPESREETSTPHVEVEDDESIDEDDEMMQADLEALEHDPGKRIPISMYDVNDQDRVRRRFIEMGPCQPKNHKFEFTNKGGRERRFSAVWFKDFPWIEYSVEKERAFCFVCYLFKDKTRCPGGDAFVKKGFNNWNMKKRLKKHEGEVSSAHAEAQEKYDRFNSPQTSIRESIASNTTQYKALYKQRLTWTLKCVRYLLHQGLAFRGHDESEDSLNKGNG